TGAATGGGATGGATGGGAAGCCAAAAATGTTGTCGGAGAATGAGCTTTTGACGGtgtgccgtgcgccgcacacatTTTTGCCCGTCACCCAGCACGGCCTCTTGCTGGATTTCGCAGAGCACTTTGATACGGGCGGCGTGACAAAACGCGCTTCTACTGTGAGCATTCTTTCTGGCTTGGGCGTGGACAATGCGTCGCAAGCATTGCTGCCCGTCCACCTGCTGCACACCGCCCGTACCGCCGTCGCTGCATCCGAGCCCCTGCTGCCGGTCGTGacagtgcggcgcaaggtgcgcaaCTTTTTCGGCCAGCGCCCTCCGTCGGAGCTGATTAGTTCGCACCTTGCCGAGTATTTCCCAAAAACGGACAGCtgcgagctgcagcgccactCGCAGGGCTCGAtcaagcgcaaggaaagATATGCAGATCGCGCGCACgaaggagcgcgcgcgacaataCGCGCGCTGCCCACAGCAtcggtgccgccgccgcaaagcgctccgGCAGTGGTCTTGACGTCAACGACGGAAACCTTCTTTCCGTACCGCGACACTGCAAAAGATGATGATCGTGCGAGCCTTGTCACTGTCGACGAAATCACTCTCGATCTGGAGGAGCGCAACGCACTCGCGGCAGACAAGGGGGAATCTAGCAAGGTCGACCAGGACGGCATGCCCGTCCCGCTGAgctcgtcgctgcgcacggcaagcgcagtgtCGCCCGCGTTTTGTGCACCGACAGCACCGCCCAAACGCGACGTACCGCTGCGCCCTGTGAAAAGCAGCATGCGCGTAGAAGAGGtgccgcggatgcgctggcACAAAGGCGCGTTGATCGGCGCCGGTTCCTACGGCAATGTATTTCTCGGCATGAACGCAAAAACGGGCATGCTGATGGCTGTGAAGCAAGTCGAGCTCCCGACGAACGAGGAGGAGACCACCAAACGGCGCAAGCTCATGGTCGAGTCTTTGGAATCCGAAATCACGCTCCTCAAGACCATCCAGCACCCCAACATTGTACACTACCTCGACTCCTTCCCCGACGGCGAATTCCTCAATATTTTTCTCGAGTACGTCCCGGGCGGCTCGGTGGTATCCTTGCTCCGCAATTACGGCCCGTTTGAGGAACAACTCGTTCAGAATTTCATCCGCCAAATTCTGCAAGGACTCAGTttcttgcacgcgcgcgagattgTCCACCGCGACATCAAAGGCGCCAACATCCTCGTGGACAACAAGGGCGGCGTGAAAATCTCCGACTTTGGCATCAGCAAAAAGGTTGAGAGCGGTTTGCTGAATGCGACAGGAAATCGCGATGCTTTGCAAGGGAGTGTGTATTGGATGGCGCCCGAGGTGGTGAAGCAAACGATGTACACACCCAAGGCCGACATCTGGAGTGTGGGGTGTTTGGTGGTAGAGATGCTCACTGCCGAGCACCCATGGGCCAACTTGGACcagatgcaggcgctgtTCAAAATTGGGATGGGCAAGCCGCCAGAGATTCCAGAAGATGTATCCGTGTCCGCCATTGCTTTTCTACGGGCCATCTTTGAAATTGAtttccagcagcgccccacagccg
This region of Malassezia vespertilionis chromosome 9, complete sequence genomic DNA includes:
- the STE11 gene encoding mitogen-activated protein kinase kinase kinase (COG:T; EggNog:ENOG503NURD), encoding METDVSHWSVQDVSQWLCVNNLSQHAQIFQNNDIDGTVLLQLDQPVLKEMGMSSMGDRLRLLAAVRTLSRRSPSVSQAAQMPARAASSKSMLGGPKLSPLNLFGGRYGDANGADEHARHADHSPSVRTPTCMPDGTFLLSPKSPAFSKPHPTSRRPNTATGISPRARPGSSGTNTSSYIGTPSTAMQPKHRRPATANSASSQVGYSVGRGAFAASAAAKQRVAAISAPYNLRRNGSGSDSDSRGDPLTPCTPSSVKSMRRPLIKFVMRDGAHHVVDVGDSCDPSDILARILQAFGIEEAGLPTYTQPWAIAMNGMDGKPKMLSENELLTVCRAPHTFLPVTQHGLLLDFAEHFDTGGVTKRASTVSILSGLGVDNASQALLPVHLLHTARTAVAASEPLLPVVTVRRKVRNFFGQRPPSELISSHLAEYFPKTDSCELQRHSQGSIKRKERYADRAHEGARATIRALPTASVPPPQSAPAVVLTSTTETFFPYRDTAKDDDRASLVTVDEITLDLEERNALAADKGESSKVDQDGMPVPLSSSLRTASAVSPAFCAPTAPPKRDVPLRPVKSSMRVEEVPRMRWHKGALIGAGSYGNVFLGMNAKTGMLMAVKQVELPTNEEETTKRRKLMVESLESEITLLKTIQHPNIVHYLDSFPDGEFLNIFLEYVPGGSVVSLLRNYGPFEEQLVQNFIRQILQGLSFLHAREIVHRDIKGANILVDNKGGVKISDFGISKKVESGLLNATGNRDALQGSVYWMAPEVVKQTMYTPKADIWSVGCLVVEMLTAEHPWANLDQMQALFKIGMGKPPEIPEDVSVSAIAFLRAIFEIDFQQRPTADALLAHPFANPAEEEGLSAL